The following are encoded in a window of Syngnathus scovelli strain Florida chromosome 4, RoL_Ssco_1.2, whole genome shotgun sequence genomic DNA:
- the gpatch1 gene encoding G patch domain-containing protein 1 isoform X2, with the protein MAAGGIDVDDGKAAVDFVTYGTPLEPLEEDEAPRKPIPLHEQTVRDEKGRYQRFHGAFTGGFSAGYYNTVGSKEGWTPSTFVSSRQQKADKHRATPQDFMDEEDLGEHGIAPTQITTTGPFASRAPAAAAWDRAKAVNAQTAIIPGDNLLDELIAPARSSIGVELLTRMGWKAGQGVGPRVKRKARRQRPADDGPRVFGCAPPPPAGSEGSEEDDDGGEFAPENVTFAPKDVIAVDFAARTGLQGLGYSGLDPAMALRDQADDGLADLFSPHSEATSRLFGERPRRSRRGGGVAGQAFGVGALEDDDEDVYRRDAMSKYDTVLGDEPGDGLYGWTAPCDDRGNRNKHHKEAAYLGKILEGFTLARSPEEKKIIFAAPPLPADFRPVRRFRPPVAVSHVSGVSAALAEALRSSKGQAPTPDAGRHHVMSDQRGALLGEAALPGPASVMELLRPEDRRRLLSLRAASGAPPGAPPPGASPSGAPPPSAPSDATLRRRQEEVAEAAVAWRGCDGLSRTFKPFEKNAGKQARYDTYLGRLQLGEKDALDACSDPSMTEWERSREKEEFVRASILYRPTSSMLASRFTRAKQDDDDDYVEVAAEREGHVEDKEAAVKMKMFGQLTRDTFEWHPDKLLCRRFNVAHPYPGSSTVGLPKVKRDKFSVFNFLTLKEGGEQAAPAKAAQTAKKSRWDQEAEPGHASAQQASDVKEASQTSESTPDGPRDLSQSRKLKEEEANEDDEEADEDDEEEEEEEEEEEARPPMDVFKAIFAGSSDDDDDDKASSSSSRGGGEQDEEERMEAAPPRNLFDISSSQQTAVAAAAAAAAAAPPRAPPAQEAAEFGPKLPPPCFRFGAAAASLARAGDRKDKKQHKRRKDKKKKSKKKKMKVKQQEDKKRKKSKKTKKEEDSSEQSDHQDAETTAELIRRLKSAAPPLPPEEEVTAATWQ; encoded by the exons ATGGCGGCCGGCGGCATAGACGTCGACGACGGCAAGGCGGCGGTCGATTTTGTGACTTACGGGACGCCTCTGGAGCCTCTGGAAGAAG ATGAGGCTCCACGGAAGCCCATCCCTCTCCACGAGCAGACGGTTCGGGATGAAAAGGGGCGGTACCAGCGGTTCCACGGCGCCTTCACAGGCGGCTTCTCGGCAGGCTATTACAACACGGTGGGATCCAAAGaag GATGGACGCCGTCCACCTTTGTGTCGTCGCGGCAGCAGAAGGCGGACAAACATCGAGCCACGCCCCAAGACTTCATGGATGAAGAG GATTTGGGCGAGCACGGCATCGCCCCGACCCAGATCACCACCACGGGGCCATTTGCGTCCCGGgcaccggcggcggcggcctgggACAGGGCCAAGGCCGTCAACGCGCAGACGGCCATCATACCGGGAGACAACCTCCTGGACGAACTCATCGCCCCTGCGAG GTCTTCAATAGGCGTGGAGCTCCTGACCCGGATGGGCTGGAAAGCAGGTCAGGGCGTGGGGCCCCGCGTCAAGAGGAAAGCTCGCCGACAACGCCCAG CCGACGACGGGCCGAGAGTCTTCGGCTGCGCTCCCCCGCCCCCGGCCGGCTCCGAGGGCTCCGAG GAGGATGACGATGGCGGCGAGTTTGCCCCCGAAAACGTGACCTTCGCCCCCAAAGATGTGATTGCGGTGGACTTTGCCGCCAGGACGGGGCTTCAGGGCCTGGGCTACAGCGGACTGGATCCGGCGATGGCGCTGCGCGACCAGGCTGATGACGGCCTGGCGGACCTCTTCTCGCCGCACTCGGAGGCCACCAGCAGGCTCTTTGGCGAAAGGCCTCGGCGCTCGCGGAGGGGCGGGGGCGTGGCCGGCCAG GCCTTCGGCGTGGGCGCGCTggaggacgacgacgaggaCGTGTACCGGCGGGACGCCATGTCCAAATACGACACCGTGCTGGGGGACGAGCCCGGGGACGGACTCTACGGCTGGACTGCCCCTTGCGACGACCGCGGCAACAGAAACAAGC ACCACAAGGAGGCGGCGTACCTTGGCAAAATCCTGGAAGGCTTCACCTTGGCCCGCagccccgaggaaaagaaaatt ATTTTTGCTGCGCCGCCGCTGCCGGCCGACTTCCGTCCGGTGCGCCGCTTTCGCCCCCCGGTGGCCGTGTCGCACGTCTCGGGCGTGAGCGCCGCCCTGGCTGAAGCTCTGAGGTCATCCAAAGGTCAAGCGCCGACCCCGGATGCCGGCCGCCACCACGTGATGTCTGACCAGAGGGGGGCGCTGCTGGGGGAGGCTGCCCTGCCAG GCCCCGCCTCCGTCATGGAATTGCTACGGCCCGAGGACCGCCGGCGCTTGCTGAGCTTGCGAGCGGCCAGCGGCGCGCCCCCGGGCGCCCCGCCCCCAGGTGCCTCGCCCTCAGGCGCCCCGCCCCCAAGCGCCCCCTCGGATGCCACCTTGCGACGGCGCCAGGAGGAGGTGGCGGAGGCGGCGGTTGCGTGGCGAGGTTGCGACGGCCTCTCACGGACCTTCAAACCCTTTGAGAAGAATGCCGGCAAGCAAGCCCGATATGACACTTACTTGGGACGGCTGCAGCTGGGGGAGAAAG ATGCCCTGGATGCCTGTTCGGACCCTTCCATGACGGAGTGGGAGCGCAGCCGGGAGAAGGAGGAGTTTGTGCGAGCGTCCATCTTGTACCGCCCCACCTCCTCCATGCTGGCCAGTCGCTTCACGCGCGCCAAgcaggacgacgacgacgactatGTGGAAGTGGCGGCGGAGCGGGAG GGCCACGTGGAGGACAAAGAAGCCGCCGTCAAGATGAAGATGTTCGGCCAGCTGACCAGGGATACCTTTGAGTGGCATCCTGACAAGCTTCTCTGCAGGAGGTTCAACGTAGCCCACCCCTACCCTGG GTCGTCCACCGTCGGCCTTCCCAAAGTCAAGCGGGACAAGTTCTCTGTCTTCAACTTCCTGACGCTGAAGGAGGGCGGCGAGCAAGCAG CGCCTGCTAAGGCGGCGCAGACCGCCAAGAAGTCCCGGTGGGACCAGGAGGCGGAGCCCGGCCACGCCTCCGCTCAGCAAGCCAGCGACGTCAAAGAAGCCTCCCAAACGTCTGAG AGCACACCTGACGGACCACGCGACCTGTCACAAAGCAGGAagctgaaggaggaggaggccaatgaagatgatgaagaagctgatgaggatgatgaagaggaggaggaggaggaggaagaggaggaggcacGGCCTCCAATGGACGTGTTCAAAGCCATTTTTGCCGGCTCctcggacgacgacgacgacgacaaggCCTCGTCGTCTTCGTCGAGGGGGGGCGGCGAGCAAGACGAGGAGGAGCGGATGGAGGCGGCGCCGCCAAGGAACCTCTTTGACATCTCGTCCTCCCAGCAGACAG ctgttgccgccgccgccgccgctgctgctgctgcgcctCCTCGTGCGCCACCGGCTCAGGAAGCGGCTGAGTTCGGCCCCAAGCTTCCTCCtccctgcttccgtttcg GGGCTGCCGCCGCCTCGCTGGCCCGTGCCGGGGACCGCAAGGACAAGAAGCAACACAAACGCAGGAAAGACAAGAag aagaaaagcaagaagaagaaaatgaaagtGAAGCAGCAAGAAgacaagaagaggaagaaaagcaAGAAGACAAAGAAGGAAGAGGACTCCTCGGAACAAAGCGACCATCAAGATGCAGAGACCACGGCGGAATTGATCAGGAG GCTTAAGAGCGCAGCGCCGCCGCTGCCACCGGAGGAGGAGGTGACCGCAGCAACATGGCAATAA
- the gpatch1 gene encoding G patch domain-containing protein 1 isoform X1, producing MAAGGIDVDDGKAAVDFVTYGTPLEPLEEDEAPRKPIPLHEQTVRDEKGRYQRFHGAFTGGFSAGYYNTVGSKEGWTPSTFVSSRQQKADKHRATPQDFMDEEDLGEHGIAPTQITTTGPFASRAPAAAAWDRAKAVNAQTAIIPGDNLLDELIAPARSSIGVELLTRMGWKAGQGVGPRVKRKARRQRPADDGPRVFGCAPPPPAGSEGSEEDDDGGEFAPENVTFAPKDVIAVDFAARTGLQGLGYSGLDPAMALRDQADDGLADLFSPHSEATSRLFGERPRRSRRGGGVAGQAFGVGALEDDDEDVYRRDAMSKYDTVLGDEPGDGLYGWTAPCDDRGNRNKHHKEAAYLGKILEGFTLARSPEEKKIIFAAPPLPADFRPVRRFRPPVAVSHVSGVSAALAEALRSSKGQAPTPDAGRHHVMSDQRGALLGEAALPGPASVMELLRPEDRRRLLSLRAASGAPPGAPPPGASPSGAPPPSAPSDATLRRRQEEVAEAAVAWRGCDGLSRTFKPFEKNAGKQARYDTYLGRLQLGEKDALDACSDPSMTEWERSREKEEFVRASILYRPTSSMLASRFTRAKQDDDDDYVEVAAEREGHVEDKEAAVKMKMFGQLTRDTFEWHPDKLLCRRFNVAHPYPGSSTVGLPKVKRDKFSVFNFLTLKEGGEQAAPAKAAQTAKKSRWDQEAEPGHASAQQASDVKEASQTSESTPDGPRDLSQSRKLKEEEANEDDEEADEDDEEEEEEEEEEEARPPMDVFKAIFAGSSDDDDDDKASSSSSRGGGEQDEEERMEAAPPRNLFDISSSQQTAVAAAAAAAAAAPPRAPPAQEAAEFGPKLPPPCFRFGAAAASLARAGDRKDKKQHKRRKDKKKKKSKKKKMKVKQQEDKKRKKSKKTKKEEDSSEQSDHQDAETTAELIRRLKSAAPPLPPEEEVTAATWQ from the exons ATGGCGGCCGGCGGCATAGACGTCGACGACGGCAAGGCGGCGGTCGATTTTGTGACTTACGGGACGCCTCTGGAGCCTCTGGAAGAAG ATGAGGCTCCACGGAAGCCCATCCCTCTCCACGAGCAGACGGTTCGGGATGAAAAGGGGCGGTACCAGCGGTTCCACGGCGCCTTCACAGGCGGCTTCTCGGCAGGCTATTACAACACGGTGGGATCCAAAGaag GATGGACGCCGTCCACCTTTGTGTCGTCGCGGCAGCAGAAGGCGGACAAACATCGAGCCACGCCCCAAGACTTCATGGATGAAGAG GATTTGGGCGAGCACGGCATCGCCCCGACCCAGATCACCACCACGGGGCCATTTGCGTCCCGGgcaccggcggcggcggcctgggACAGGGCCAAGGCCGTCAACGCGCAGACGGCCATCATACCGGGAGACAACCTCCTGGACGAACTCATCGCCCCTGCGAG GTCTTCAATAGGCGTGGAGCTCCTGACCCGGATGGGCTGGAAAGCAGGTCAGGGCGTGGGGCCCCGCGTCAAGAGGAAAGCTCGCCGACAACGCCCAG CCGACGACGGGCCGAGAGTCTTCGGCTGCGCTCCCCCGCCCCCGGCCGGCTCCGAGGGCTCCGAG GAGGATGACGATGGCGGCGAGTTTGCCCCCGAAAACGTGACCTTCGCCCCCAAAGATGTGATTGCGGTGGACTTTGCCGCCAGGACGGGGCTTCAGGGCCTGGGCTACAGCGGACTGGATCCGGCGATGGCGCTGCGCGACCAGGCTGATGACGGCCTGGCGGACCTCTTCTCGCCGCACTCGGAGGCCACCAGCAGGCTCTTTGGCGAAAGGCCTCGGCGCTCGCGGAGGGGCGGGGGCGTGGCCGGCCAG GCCTTCGGCGTGGGCGCGCTggaggacgacgacgaggaCGTGTACCGGCGGGACGCCATGTCCAAATACGACACCGTGCTGGGGGACGAGCCCGGGGACGGACTCTACGGCTGGACTGCCCCTTGCGACGACCGCGGCAACAGAAACAAGC ACCACAAGGAGGCGGCGTACCTTGGCAAAATCCTGGAAGGCTTCACCTTGGCCCGCagccccgaggaaaagaaaatt ATTTTTGCTGCGCCGCCGCTGCCGGCCGACTTCCGTCCGGTGCGCCGCTTTCGCCCCCCGGTGGCCGTGTCGCACGTCTCGGGCGTGAGCGCCGCCCTGGCTGAAGCTCTGAGGTCATCCAAAGGTCAAGCGCCGACCCCGGATGCCGGCCGCCACCACGTGATGTCTGACCAGAGGGGGGCGCTGCTGGGGGAGGCTGCCCTGCCAG GCCCCGCCTCCGTCATGGAATTGCTACGGCCCGAGGACCGCCGGCGCTTGCTGAGCTTGCGAGCGGCCAGCGGCGCGCCCCCGGGCGCCCCGCCCCCAGGTGCCTCGCCCTCAGGCGCCCCGCCCCCAAGCGCCCCCTCGGATGCCACCTTGCGACGGCGCCAGGAGGAGGTGGCGGAGGCGGCGGTTGCGTGGCGAGGTTGCGACGGCCTCTCACGGACCTTCAAACCCTTTGAGAAGAATGCCGGCAAGCAAGCCCGATATGACACTTACTTGGGACGGCTGCAGCTGGGGGAGAAAG ATGCCCTGGATGCCTGTTCGGACCCTTCCATGACGGAGTGGGAGCGCAGCCGGGAGAAGGAGGAGTTTGTGCGAGCGTCCATCTTGTACCGCCCCACCTCCTCCATGCTGGCCAGTCGCTTCACGCGCGCCAAgcaggacgacgacgacgactatGTGGAAGTGGCGGCGGAGCGGGAG GGCCACGTGGAGGACAAAGAAGCCGCCGTCAAGATGAAGATGTTCGGCCAGCTGACCAGGGATACCTTTGAGTGGCATCCTGACAAGCTTCTCTGCAGGAGGTTCAACGTAGCCCACCCCTACCCTGG GTCGTCCACCGTCGGCCTTCCCAAAGTCAAGCGGGACAAGTTCTCTGTCTTCAACTTCCTGACGCTGAAGGAGGGCGGCGAGCAAGCAG CGCCTGCTAAGGCGGCGCAGACCGCCAAGAAGTCCCGGTGGGACCAGGAGGCGGAGCCCGGCCACGCCTCCGCTCAGCAAGCCAGCGACGTCAAAGAAGCCTCCCAAACGTCTGAG AGCACACCTGACGGACCACGCGACCTGTCACAAAGCAGGAagctgaaggaggaggaggccaatgaagatgatgaagaagctgatgaggatgatgaagaggaggaggaggaggaggaagaggaggaggcacGGCCTCCAATGGACGTGTTCAAAGCCATTTTTGCCGGCTCctcggacgacgacgacgacgacaaggCCTCGTCGTCTTCGTCGAGGGGGGGCGGCGAGCAAGACGAGGAGGAGCGGATGGAGGCGGCGCCGCCAAGGAACCTCTTTGACATCTCGTCCTCCCAGCAGACAG ctgttgccgccgccgccgccgctgctgctgctgcgcctCCTCGTGCGCCACCGGCTCAGGAAGCGGCTGAGTTCGGCCCCAAGCTTCCTCCtccctgcttccgtttcg GGGCTGCCGCCGCCTCGCTGGCCCGTGCCGGGGACCGCAAGGACAAGAAGCAACACAAACGCAGGAAAGACAAGAag aagaagaaaagcaagaagaagaaaatgaaagtGAAGCAGCAAGAAgacaagaagaggaagaaaagcaAGAAGACAAAGAAGGAAGAGGACTCCTCGGAACAAAGCGACCATCAAGATGCAGAGACCACGGCGGAATTGATCAGGAG GCTTAAGAGCGCAGCGCCGCCGCTGCCACCGGAGGAGGAGGTGACCGCAGCAACATGGCAATAA
- the cebpa gene encoding CCAAT/enhancer-binding protein alpha isoform X2 — translation MELHNLLYETAAPGGPPVTVGAPCAQEATNFGAGYIGDAETSVDLSPYIDASAFNDDLFLAELFHHPSRLRAAAAYEHAHGPSPHVYAKMNAKVDAEELYERERPLAIKQEPCGEDLLRQTPAAYRHCYSPPHLQYQAAHCAQTSVHLQPGQPTPPPTPAPSPHHHALHVPPDLRFHRLPHRPAPAGKAKKLVDKNSPEYRLRRERNNVAVRKSRDKAKMRNMETQQKVLELSSDNERLRRRVEHLSRELDSLRGVFRQQPPPHVPDARYMAHAHS, via the exons ATGGAGCTGCACAACCTGCTTTACGAGACAGCAGccccgggggggcctccggtcaCGGTGGGGGCCCCGTGCGCGCAGGAAGCCACCAACTTCGGTGCGGGGTACATCGGGGACGCGGAAACGTCCGTGGACCTGAGCCCCTACATCGACGCGTCCGCCTTCAACGACGACTTATTCCTGGCCGAGCTCTTCCACCACCCGTCGCGGCTGCGCGCGGCCGCGGCCTACGAGCACGCGCACGGACCTTCTCCGCACGTGTACGCCAAGATGAACGCCAAG GTGGACGCGGAGGAGCTGTACGAGCGGGAGCGTCCTCTGGCCATCAAGCAGGAGCCGTGCGGCGAGGACCTCCTGCGGCAAACCCCCGCCGCCTACCGCCACTGCTACTCCCCGCCGCACCTGCAGTACCAGGCGGCCCACTGCGCGCAGACCTCGGTGCACCTCCAGCCGGGCCAGCCCACCCCGCCGCCCACGCCCGCGCCCAGCCCGCATCACCACGCCCTCCACGTGCCCCCCGACCTTCGTTTTCACCGGCTGCCGCACAGGCCGGCGCCGGCGGGCAAGGCCAAGAAGCTGGTGGACAAGAACAGCCCCGAGTACCGGCTGCGACGGGAGCGCAACAACGTGGCGGTGCGCAAAAGTCGCGACAAGGCCAAGATGCGCAACATGGAAACTCAGCAAAAGGTCCTGGAGCTCAGCTCGGACAACGAGAGACTAAGGCGCCGCGTGGAGCACCTCAGCCGGGAATTGGACTCCCTGCGGGGGGTCTTCCggcagcagccgccgccgcaCGTCCCCGACGCCCGCTACATGGCGCACGCGCACAGCTGA
- the cebpa gene encoding CCAAT/enhancer-binding protein alpha isoform X1 translates to MELHNLLYETAAPGGPPVTVGAPCAQEATNFGAGYIGDAETSVDLSPYIDASAFNDDLFLAELFHHPSRLRAAAAYEHAHGPSPHVYAKMNAKVLKVDAEELYERERPLAIKQEPCGEDLLRQTPAAYRHCYSPPHLQYQAAHCAQTSVHLQPGQPTPPPTPAPSPHHHALHVPPDLRFHRLPHRPAPAGKAKKLVDKNSPEYRLRRERNNVAVRKSRDKAKMRNMETQQKVLELSSDNERLRRRVEHLSRELDSLRGVFRQQPPPHVPDARYMAHAHS, encoded by the exons ATGGAGCTGCACAACCTGCTTTACGAGACAGCAGccccgggggggcctccggtcaCGGTGGGGGCCCCGTGCGCGCAGGAAGCCACCAACTTCGGTGCGGGGTACATCGGGGACGCGGAAACGTCCGTGGACCTGAGCCCCTACATCGACGCGTCCGCCTTCAACGACGACTTATTCCTGGCCGAGCTCTTCCACCACCCGTCGCGGCTGCGCGCGGCCGCGGCCTACGAGCACGCGCACGGACCTTCTCCGCACGTGTACGCCAAGATGAACGCCAAGGTGCTCAAG GTGGACGCGGAGGAGCTGTACGAGCGGGAGCGTCCTCTGGCCATCAAGCAGGAGCCGTGCGGCGAGGACCTCCTGCGGCAAACCCCCGCCGCCTACCGCCACTGCTACTCCCCGCCGCACCTGCAGTACCAGGCGGCCCACTGCGCGCAGACCTCGGTGCACCTCCAGCCGGGCCAGCCCACCCCGCCGCCCACGCCCGCGCCCAGCCCGCATCACCACGCCCTCCACGTGCCCCCCGACCTTCGTTTTCACCGGCTGCCGCACAGGCCGGCGCCGGCGGGCAAGGCCAAGAAGCTGGTGGACAAGAACAGCCCCGAGTACCGGCTGCGACGGGAGCGCAACAACGTGGCGGTGCGCAAAAGTCGCGACAAGGCCAAGATGCGCAACATGGAAACTCAGCAAAAGGTCCTGGAGCTCAGCTCGGACAACGAGAGACTAAGGCGCCGCGTGGAGCACCTCAGCCGGGAATTGGACTCCCTGCGGGGGGTCTTCCggcagcagccgccgccgcaCGTCCCCGACGCCCGCTACATGGCGCACGCGCACAGCTGA
- the cebpg gene encoding CCAAT/enhancer-binding protein gamma isoform X2, whose amino-acid sequence MFSFSFGFWFWVKLWSFTESKPWHYRVVPVFSRRSAVTQMSQPPQPKATSSDHNGVSVIQSQSHAASAAASALLQQVPQPSPLSQASSPGAGKAAPGKMKKASADKDSDEYRQRRERNNLAVKKSRQRSKQKAMDTQQRVNQLKEENERLEAKIKLLSKELSVLKDLFLEHAHNLADNVQPPSGNPEASPAPNNQ is encoded by the exons ATGTTTTCTTTCTCGTTTGGTTTCTGGTTCTGGGTCAAACTTTGGAGCTTTACGGAATCTAAACCTTGGCACTATCGCGTG GTGCCCGTCTTCAGTCGCCGGTCAGCGGTCACCCAAATGAGCCAGCCGCCGCAGCCTAAAGCCACGTCATCGGACCACAACGGCGTCAGCGTCATCCAGAGTCAGAGCCACGCCGccagcgccgccgccagcgccctgCTGCAGCAGGTACCTCAGCCGTCGCCGCTCAGCCAGGCGTCGTCCCCGGGCGCCGGCAAGGCCGCCCCCGGCAAGATGAAGAAGGCGTCGGCGGACAAGGACAGTGACGAGTACCGTCAGCGGCGAGAGCGAAACAACCTGGCGGTGAAGAAGAGCCGCCAGCGCAGCAAGCAGAAAGCCATGGACACGCAGCAGAGGGTCAACCAGCTCAAGGAGGAGAACGAAcgtctggaggccaaaatcaaactGCTCAGCAAAGAACTGAGCGTGCTCAAGGACCTCTTCCTGGAACACGCCCACAACCTGGCCGACAACGTGCAGCCCCCCTCCGGGAACCCCGAGGCCAGCCCCGCCCCCAACAACCAGTGA
- the cebpg gene encoding CCAAT/enhancer-binding protein gamma isoform X1, producing the protein MSQPPQPKATSSDHNGVSVIQSQSHAASAAASALLQQVPQPSPLSQASSPGAGKAAPGKMKKASADKDSDEYRQRRERNNLAVKKSRQRSKQKAMDTQQRVNQLKEENERLEAKIKLLSKELSVLKDLFLEHAHNLADNVQPPSGNPEASPAPNNQ; encoded by the coding sequence ATGAGCCAGCCGCCGCAGCCTAAAGCCACGTCATCGGACCACAACGGCGTCAGCGTCATCCAGAGTCAGAGCCACGCCGccagcgccgccgccagcgccctgCTGCAGCAGGTACCTCAGCCGTCGCCGCTCAGCCAGGCGTCGTCCCCGGGCGCCGGCAAGGCCGCCCCCGGCAAGATGAAGAAGGCGTCGGCGGACAAGGACAGTGACGAGTACCGTCAGCGGCGAGAGCGAAACAACCTGGCGGTGAAGAAGAGCCGCCAGCGCAGCAAGCAGAAAGCCATGGACACGCAGCAGAGGGTCAACCAGCTCAAGGAGGAGAACGAAcgtctggaggccaaaatcaaactGCTCAGCAAAGAACTGAGCGTGCTCAAGGACCTCTTCCTGGAACACGCCCACAACCTGGCCGACAACGTGCAGCCCCCCTCCGGGAACCCCGAGGCCAGCCCCGCCCCCAACAACCAGTGA